A window of the Bacteroidota bacterium genome harbors these coding sequences:
- a CDS encoding TonB-dependent receptor produces MRIVIILLFFFLQNFLLVAQTQTPVQTVRGTIVDDQTKTPLVGAIVVLNDTGAAQRNTTSDVDGNFRMENVAVGRHNLLFRFVGYKDRTYSIVVTSGKEVILTVELTESVATQKEVVITDESSKTKSINEMATVSARTFTIEETSRYAGSLGDPSRMAANYAGVSGADDSRNDVVIRGNSPLGVLWRLNGSDIPNPNHFGSFGSTGGPVSMLNNNVLDNSDFMTSAFPAEYGNAVAGVFDLRMRNGNNEKFEFLGQMGFNGFEGGIEGPFTKQHNASFLINYRYSTLAVFQKLGEEFGIGDAVPKYQDCSFKLNFPTKKFGDISVWGVGGLSFIALYDSHMDSTKLNLYDQGGYDTNYGTRTGMTGITHTYIFNSTLLSKFNLSVNGMQNFIKQDSFSRADHSFWRDYGSDFRQEKFSANYVLLKKFNAKNTWKSGITATDIFVSLHDSTNYSVIYFRKIRNINTSTFLLQAFSQWQHKFSDRITLNAGVHWQLLTLNDSWALEPRVGIRYELNDKNAISIGGGMHSQMQTVFTYFNQTLMPDGSYTLSNKNIGFTKAIHTVLAYDWNFAHNFRLKSEIYYQYLYDIPTLRNTNSYSGLYSGLNEGADFDAPGIDSLQNKGTGRNYGLELTVEKFYSKGYYFLVTTSLFKAYFTPSDGKERQTAFSGNYVVNVLGGKEFHLNSKNTISVDLKMNMAGGKRFIPVDLAASGLAGEEVLDFSHAYENRYAGYFRMDGKIGFIHNGKHITQQFSVEMMNFTNNRNVFSQDYNKQSNSVVTNYQTGFLAVPSYKISF; encoded by the coding sequence ATGCGTATAGTTATCATTCTCTTGTTTTTTTTCCTGCAGAATTTTCTGCTCGTCGCGCAAACGCAAACGCCCGTGCAAACCGTTCGCGGAACAATTGTTGACGATCAGACCAAAACTCCATTGGTAGGCGCCATCGTTGTACTCAATGATACCGGCGCTGCACAAAGGAATACTACCAGCGACGTGGATGGAAATTTCAGAATGGAAAATGTTGCAGTCGGCCGCCACAATTTACTTTTCCGTTTTGTCGGTTACAAAGACCGGACGTATTCCATCGTCGTCACTTCCGGGAAAGAAGTGATTCTCACTGTGGAATTGACCGAATCAGTTGCTACGCAGAAAGAAGTGGTGATCACCGATGAATCTTCCAAAACAAAATCGATCAACGAAATGGCAACGGTAAGTGCGCGCACTTTTACCATTGAAGAAACTTCACGCTATGCAGGAAGTCTCGGTGATCCTTCGCGCATGGCCGCGAACTACGCGGGTGTGAGCGGCGCTGATGATTCGAGAAACGATGTGGTGATCCGCGGAAATTCTCCGCTCGGAGTTTTATGGCGGCTCAACGGTTCTGATATTCCGAATCCGAATCACTTCGGTTCATTCGGCAGCACCGGCGGGCCGGTGAGTATGCTCAACAATAATGTACTCGACAATTCCGATTTCATGACGAGCGCTTTTCCTGCAGAATACGGAAATGCTGTTGCGGGAGTTTTCGATCTGCGAATGAGAAACGGCAACAATGAAAAATTTGAATTTCTCGGGCAAATGGGATTCAACGGATTCGAAGGTGGAATTGAGGGGCCGTTCACCAAACAACACAATGCATCTTTCCTGATCAACTACCGTTATTCCACGCTCGCCGTTTTTCAGAAGCTCGGTGAAGAATTCGGAATAGGAGATGCTGTTCCGAAATACCAGGACTGTTCTTTTAAATTGAATTTCCCCACAAAAAAATTCGGTGACATTTCAGTATGGGGTGTTGGCGGATTGAGTTTCATTGCGCTTTACGACAGTCACATGGATTCTACCAAATTGAATTTATATGACCAGGGTGGTTATGACACCAATTACGGAACACGAACCGGAATGACAGGAATAACGCACACTTATATTTTCAATTCCACTTTGCTGAGTAAATTTAATTTATCGGTGAACGGCATGCAGAATTTCATCAAGCAGGATTCTTTTTCAAGAGCCGATCACAGTTTCTGGAGAGATTATGGAAGCGATTTCCGCCAGGAAAAATTTTCTGCGAATTATGTCCTGCTGAAAAAATTTAACGCGAAGAACACGTGGAAATCAGGAATAACTGCAACTGATATTTTTGTTAGCCTGCATGACAGTACGAATTACAGTGTGATTTATTTCCGCAAGATCAGGAACATCAACACGAGTACCTTTTTATTACAGGCATTTTCCCAATGGCAGCACAAGTTCAGCGACCGCATCACGCTGAATGCAGGTGTGCACTGGCAACTGCTCACGCTGAACGATTCGTGGGCGTTGGAGCCGCGTGTGGGAATTCGTTATGAACTGAATGATAAAAATGCAATAAGTATAGGAGGAGGAATGCACAGCCAGATGCAAACGGTATTCACTTATTTCAATCAAACACTCATGCCCGACGGATCGTACACACTCTCAAATAAAAATATCGGTTTCACGAAAGCCATTCACACTGTGCTTGCTTATGACTGGAATTTTGCGCACAACTTCCGTTTGAAATCTGAAATTTATTATCAATACCTCTACGACATTCCTACGTTAAGGAATACGAATTCTTATTCCGGGCTTTATTCGGGTTTGAATGAAGGAGCAGATTTTGATGCGCCGGGAATTGATTCGTTGCAGAACAAAGGAACCGGGCGGAACTATGGACTGGAACTGACCGTGGAAAAATTTTATTCGAAGGGATATTATTTTCTCGTTACCACTTCACTTTTCAAAGCATACTTCACGCCGAGCGATGGAAAAGAAAGGCAAACTGCATTCAGCGGAAATTATGTGGTGAATGTTTTGGGCGGAAAAGAATTTCATCTCAATTCGAAAAACACGATCTCGGTAGATCTGAAAATGAATATGGCTGGCGGAAAAAGATTTATTCCTGTTGATCTTGCTGCATCAGGCCTTGCCGGAGAAGAGGTACTCGATTTTTCGCACGCTTATGAAAATCGCTACGCTGGATATTTCCGGATGGATGGAAAGATCGGTTTCATACACAATGGGAAACACATCACACAACAATTTTCCGTGGAGATGATGAATTTCACCAATAACAGGAATGTTTTTTCGCAGGATTATAACAAGCAATCGAATTCAGTCGTTACGAATTATCAAACTGGATTTCTTGCAGTGCCGAGTTATAAGATTTCATTCTGA